A single Primulina eburnea isolate SZY01 chromosome 11, ASM2296580v1, whole genome shotgun sequence DNA region contains:
- the LOC140805559 gene encoding uncharacterized protein codes for MLASPTRWQRPQMDQQRLEVDAAINEDTGNYSIGGAVRDHAGHLLIAFGRKISKPLSVVHGEMVAIREGLRVIQERELKIHEITTDSLLAVQAVANPAEDFSYIGAIALDIKRLLDGQHKIILTHVRRSANAVAHKLASFAISSQAPYLWGPGNFPVWLVDLVMNDLNISQ; via the coding sequence ATGTTAGCTTCGCCTACACGATGGCAGAGACCGCAGATGGATCAACAACGACTGGAAGTGGATGCTGCGATAAATGAGGATACTGGCAACTATTCAATCGGCGGGGCGGTGCGTGACCACGCGGGACACCTGCTGATAGCATTTGGGAGAAAAATTTCTAAGCCATTATCGGTTGTTCATGGAGAAATGGTGGCTATTCGAGAAGGATTACGGGTGATCCAAGAACGTGAATTGAAGATACATGAGATCACAACTGATTCTCTGCTGGCGGTGCAAGCAGTCGCCAACCCAGCTGAGGATTTCAGTTATATCGGCGCAATTGCATTGGATATTAAGAGGCTTTTGGATGGTCAACATAAAATCATTCTGACTCATGTTCGACGTTCGGCGAATGCTGTTGCGCACAAACTTGCTTCTTTTGCTATTTCTTCTCAAGCCCCTTATTTATGGGGTCCTGGGAATTTTCCTGTTTGGTTGGTAGACCTTGTAATGAACGATCTCAATATTTCACAATAA